From Panicum hallii strain FIL2 chromosome 2, PHallii_v3.1, whole genome shotgun sequence, a single genomic window includes:
- the LOC112879543 gene encoding uncharacterized protein LOC112879543 encodes MGTVSAAAGWTAEDDVLLKNAVEAGASLESLAKGAVCFSHKFTLQELQDRWYSLLYDSETSAQASARMAKYEMELSVSDPAKAVKLFNSKTKCFSLGKRKIDSVKNQYYAIRKRVCHGPCSSADFGYVIALCSCNSTDGGGCVCGGHHLVHKVDPPVTVVSDYGFMGGHYSVRKHAHSNGNGQYSFHTEHSDGSMVMDESPHGNADADRLYVYDDNDMKNSQTSGSSIISTDNRSDLSDQFDHGAKGLKAALGIDQDQDGEKHGQFSGNSTGGLRELGSIKAISQKWCSLEPSIPTWSMVLGVNSPDILTDTRIIEPKTLTLSDDKKMETNISDALAFPATLYSVIPDSGLGSAVVSEGGFMHSHLKGFSQKEDLELLSSEFFSDSARDTDQKDFRSHTFDTTNCGNHIELIQRKQNVADVSGVATIPTSSAVFYPEHNAECMLNTEDSEIPFNDHIPSQSTLEPTSTMDQDSQNDACLVLAKHINMENAQSSSPSQPINLESAILEQSTMVSLNEGSIIGNEPPGLYYEFGGKNANMCISALRSVDGGEETASGFVKHEYCDNLHNLTLNKSVQGPNQMNGKLLSDKLKIDSETAIKSCESSDALPDTEFHNPIGTVSTLSQAEGSDSENSVPNYFDLEALILDQDLIPWDQESEFIQPEVSRFQYPESRKDLIRLEKGACSYMNRSIMSKGAFAILYGQRLKCYIRDPEVTLGRETEEVHVDIDLGKEGKANKISRQQAVIKMDDGGTFYIKNIGKFSIFVNSKEVPCNKRISLISDSLLEIRNMKFIFHVNHDAVKQYIARTRSGSSQGEITTFAWDQNP; translated from the exons ATGGGGACCGTCTCGGCCGCGGCGGGATGGACTGCCGAGGACGACGTGCTCCTGAAGAACGCCGTCGAG GCTGGTGCCTCGTTGGAATCCTTGGCTAAAGGAGCTGTATGCTTCTCCCATAAATTCACCCTTCAAGAATTGCAGGATCGCTGGTATTCATTGCTATATGATTCAGAGACCTCAGCACAAGCATCTGCTCGCATGGCCAAGTATGAGATGGAGCTTTCAGTCTCCGATCCTGCTAAAGCAGTGAAGCTTTTCAACTCAAAGACAAAATGCTTTTCCCTGGGCAAGCGGAAAATAGATAGTGTAAAGAATCAGTATTATGCAATAAGAAAGAGAGTTTGCCATGGACCATGTTCGTCTGCTGATTTTGGTTATGTTATTGCACTCTGCTCATGTAATTCTACTGATGGTGGTGGTTGTGTATGTGGAGGCCATCATTTGGTTCACAAAGTTGATCCACCAGTAACCGTTGTAAGTGATTATGGGTTTATGGGTGGACACTATTCTGTGAGAAAACATGCACATTCCAATGGTAATGGACAATACTCATTCCATACAGAGCATTCTGATGGCAGCATGGTAATGGATGAAAGCCCGCATGGCAATGCGGATGCAGACCGGTTATATGTTTATGATGACAATGACATGAAGAATTCTCAGACTAGTGGAAGTAGTATAATCTCTACAGATAATAGGTCAGATCTTAGTGATCAGTTTGACCATGGAGCTAAAGGATTAAAGGCTGCACTGGGCATTGatcaagatcaagatggagAAAAGCATGGCCAATTTTCTGGGAACAGCACAGGAGGATTACGTGAGCTAGGATCAATTAAAGCAATTAGTCAAAAGTGGTGTTCTCTGGAGCCCAGCATTCCTACTTGGAGTATGGTTCTGGGTGTTAATTCACCTGATATACTGACAGATACGCGTATCATCGAACCAAAAACTCTTACACTTTCTGATGACAAGAAAATGGAAACAAATATCAGTGATGCACTTGCATTTCCAGCAACTTTATATAGTGTAATACCTGATTCTGGTTTAGGCAGTGCAGTGGTGTCAGAAGGTGGATTCATGCATTCCCATCTAAAGGGTTTCAGTCAGAAAGAAGACCTTGAGCTCCTCAGCAGTGAATTCTTTTCAGATTCTGCACGGGACACAGATCAAAAAGATTTCAGGTCCCATACCTTCGACACAACCAACTGTGGTAACCACATAGAACTGATTCAAAGAAAACAAAATGTGGCAGATGTTTCTGGAGTGGCCACTATACCTACTTCATCGGCGGTGTTTTATCCTGAACATAATGCTGAGTGTATGTTGAACACAGAAGATTCTGAAATCCCTTTCAATGATCATATACCCAGCCAGTCCACTTTAGAACCCACCTCCACCATGGACCAGGATTCTCAGAATGATGCGTGCTTGGTTCTTGCCAAACATATAAACATGGAAAATGCCCAATCTTCATCACCATCACAACCAATAAATCTGGAATCAGCCATCCTAGAGCAAAGTACAATGGTGTCTCTTAATGAAGGTAGCATTATAGGAAATGAGCCACCTGGCCTGTATTATGAATTTGGTGGTAAAAATGCAAACATGTGTATTTCAGCTCTGCGTTCTGTTGATGGAGGTGAAGAAACAGCTTCTGGTTTTGTTAAACATGAGTACTGTGATAATTTGCATAATCTGACTTTGAACAAGTCAGTTCAAGGCCCCAATCAAATGAATGGCAAACTTCTTTCTGATAAGCTCAAAATAGACAGTGAAACTGCTATCAAAAGCTGTGAATCGTCTGATGCATTGCCAGATACAGAATTTCATAATCCCATTGGAACTGTTTCAACTTTGAGCCAAGCAGAAGGATCTGACAGCGAGAATAGTGTTCCAAACTATTTTGACCTAGAAGCATTG ATACTTGATCAGGACCTGATTCCATGGGATCAAGAATCCGAATTCATCCAACCAGAAG TTTCAAGGTTTCAGTATCCTGAAAGCAGGAAGGATTtgataagattagagaaaggGGCTTGCTCTTATATGAACAGATCTATCATGTCTAAGGGTGCTTTCGCCATTCTTTATGGCCAACGTTTGAAATGCTACATAAGGGATCCTGAG GTAACTCTTGGGAGAGAAACAGAAGAGGTACATGTTGATATTGATTTGGGAAAGGAAGGAAAGGCAAATAAAATATCCCGTCAACAG GCAGTTATCAAGATGGATGATGGTGGAACTTTCTACATAAAAAATATTGGGAAGTTTTCAATTTTTGTGAATAGCAAAGAAGTACCATGTAACAAACGTATCAGCTTAATTTCAGACTCTTTACTTGAG ATCAGGAACATGAAATTCATTTTTCACGTGAACCATGATGCTGTAAAGCAATACATAGCTCGCACTAGAAGTGGAAGCTCCCAAGGCGAGATCACAACATTTGCTTGGGATCAGAACCCTTGA